In the genome of Bacillus sp. S3, one region contains:
- the speB gene encoding agmatinase: MRFDEAYSGNVFIKSHPNFEESQVVLYGMPMDWTVSYRPGSRFGPARIREVSIGLEEYSAYLDRELEEVKYFDAGDIPLPFGNAQRSLDIIEEFVDQILAAGKFPLGMGGEHLVSWPVMRAVYKKYPDLAIIHFDAHTDLRENYEGEPLSHSTPIRKIAEHIGPKNVYSFGIRSGMKEEFVWAKENGMHISKFEVLEPLKEILPTLAGRPVYVTIDIDVLDPAHAPGTGTVDCGGITSKELLASIHAIARSEVNVVGGDLVEVAPIYDPSEQTANTASKLLREMLLGWVK; the protein is encoded by the coding sequence ATGCGTTTTGATGAGGCCTATTCGGGGAATGTGTTTATTAAGAGCCACCCGAATTTTGAAGAGAGTCAGGTTGTATTATACGGGATGCCGATGGACTGGACGGTGAGTTACCGCCCGGGATCACGCTTCGGTCCGGCCCGAATTCGCGAGGTATCGATTGGTCTTGAGGAGTACAGTGCATACCTCGACCGCGAACTAGAAGAGGTTAAATATTTTGATGCCGGCGATATTCCGCTGCCATTTGGGAATGCCCAGCGCAGCCTTGATATAATTGAAGAATTTGTTGATCAGATTCTTGCAGCGGGGAAGTTTCCGCTTGGTATGGGCGGCGAGCACTTAGTTTCATGGCCGGTGATGCGGGCTGTTTATAAAAAATATCCAGATTTAGCGATTATCCACTTTGATGCGCATACTGATTTGCGTGAGAATTATGAAGGCGAGCCGTTGTCGCACTCGACTCCGATTCGTAAAATTGCGGAGCATATTGGCCCGAAAAATGTTTACTCCTTCGGCATTCGTTCCGGAATGAAGGAAGAATTTGTCTGGGCAAAGGAAAATGGCATGCACATTTCCAAATTTGAAGTGCTTGAGCCGTTAAAGGAAATTCTGCCAACACTTGCCGGCCGCCCGGTATATGTCACAATCGATATCGATGTTCTAGATCCTGCACATGCACCAGGAACAGGCACGGTCGATTGCGGCGGAATCACTTCGAAAGAGCTGCTAGCATCGATCCATGCGATTGCTCGTTCCGAAGTAAACGTAGTCGGCGGCGACCTAGTCGAAGTCGCACCAATTTACGACCCATCCGAACAAACAGCCAATACCGCAAGCAAACTCCTACGTGAAATGCTGTTGGGCTGGGTAAAATAG